One genomic segment of Fusobacterium nucleatum includes these proteins:
- a CDS encoding adhesion protein FadA: protein MKVKILLCSMLILGSLSYAAEVDSVAQEVMSEVKNIEAEYQALVQKEMERKEEFRQEKETLEKEVQELKERQLGREELYAKLKEDAKIRWHRDEYKKLLKRFDEYYNKLEQKIADKEQQIVELTKLLEVLN from the coding sequence ATGAAAGTAAAAATTTTATTATGCTCAATGTTGATATTGGGATCATTATCTTATGCAGCAGAAGTAGATTCAGTAGCACAAGAAGTAATGAGCGAAGTAAAAAATATTGAAGCAGAATATCAAGCATTAGTACAAAAAGAAATGGAAAGAAAAGAAGAGTTTAGACAAGAAAAGGAAACTCTAGAAAAAGAAGTACAAGAACTAAAAGAAAGACAACTAGGAAGAGAAGAACTTTATGCAAAATTAAAAGAAGATGCAAAAATAAGATGGCATAGAGATGAGTACAAAAAATTACTAAAAAGATTCGACGAATACTACAACAAACTAGAACAAAAGATAGCAGACAAAGAACAACAAATAGTAGAATTAACAAAATTATTAGAAGTATTAAATTAA
- a CDS encoding AAA family ATPase, which translates to MKRIGIGLSDFKELIEENYYYFDKTKFIDEIVKDGAKVKLFARPRRFGKTLNMSMLKYFFDIKEAEENRKLFKGLYIEKTESFKEQGQYPVVFLSLKDLKATNWEIMQEKIVVTLSDFFSEYYYLLKELNENDADKFKKVLREEANLSNLGTTLKFLTKILYEKYNKKVVILVDEYDSPLVSAYINGYYNKAKDFFKTFYSTVLKDNNYLQMGILTGIIRVIKAGIFSDLNNLRTYTILSDVYTDSYGLTEEEVEKSLKDYGIGAEISKVKDWYDGYKFGDSEVYNPWSILNFLQDKELRAYWVDTSGNDLINDVLKKITKDTIRALERLFDGEGLRQNISGTSDLSKLLDENELWELLLFSGYLTIEEKIDQKNYILRLPNKEVKELFKDSFLEKYFGRGNKLSYLMEALIENRIDEYEEKLQEILLTSVSYNDTKKGNEAFYHGLIMGMGLYLEVEYITKSNIESGLGRYDFLIEPKNKSKRAFIMEFKSTDSVEKLEEISKEALKQIEDKKYDVSLKQNGIKEITHIGIAFYGKQIKIKHK; encoded by the coding sequence ATGAAAAGAATAGGAATAGGACTAAGTGATTTTAAAGAGTTAATAGAAGAAAATTATTATTATTTTGATAAGACAAAATTTATAGATGAAATAGTAAAAGATGGAGCAAAAGTAAAATTATTTGCAAGACCTAGAAGATTTGGAAAAACATTAAATATGTCAATGTTAAAGTATTTCTTTGATATAAAAGAAGCAGAAGAAAATAGAAAACTATTTAAAGGACTTTATATAGAAAAAACAGAATCCTTTAAAGAACAAGGACAGTATCCAGTAGTATTTTTATCATTAAAGGATTTAAAAGCAACAAATTGGGAAATAATGCAAGAAAAAATAGTTGTTACACTTTCTGATTTCTTTTCTGAATATTATTACCTTTTAAAAGAATTAAATGAAAATGATGCTGATAAATTTAAAAAAGTTCTTAGAGAAGAAGCTAATTTATCTAACTTAGGAACAACATTAAAATTTTTAACAAAAATTTTATATGAAAAATATAATAAAAAAGTAGTTATATTGGTAGATGAATATGACAGCCCATTAGTATCAGCCTATATAAATGGATATTACAATAAAGCAAAAGATTTCTTTAAAACCTTTTATAGTACAGTATTAAAAGATAATAATTATTTACAAATGGGAATTTTAACTGGAATAATAAGAGTAATAAAAGCAGGAATATTCTCAGACTTAAATAATTTAAGAACTTATACAATATTAAGTGATGTCTATACAGATAGCTATGGATTAACAGAAGAAGAAGTAGAGAAAAGCCTTAAAGACTATGGAATTGGAGCTGAAATATCAAAAGTAAAAGATTGGTATGATGGATATAAATTTGGAGATAGTGAAGTATACAATCCTTGGAGTATATTAAATTTCTTACAAGATAAAGAATTAAGAGCTTATTGGGTTGATACTTCAGGAAATGATTTAATAAATGATGTATTAAAGAAAATAACAAAAGATACAATAAGAGCCTTAGAAAGATTATTTGATGGAGAAGGATTAAGGCAGAATATATCAGGGACATCAGATTTATCAAAACTATTAGATGAGAATGAATTATGGGAACTATTATTATTTAGTGGATATTTAACAATAGAAGAAAAAATAGATCAAAAGAATTATATATTGAGATTACCAAATAAAGAAGTAAAAGAACTTTTTAAAGATAGCTTTTTAGAAAAATATTTTGGAAGAGGAAATAAGTTATCATATTTAATGGAAGCCTTAATAGAAAATAGGATAGATGAATATGAAGAAAAACTACAAGAAATATTATTAACATCTGTTAGTTATAATGATACTAAGAAAGGTAATGAAGCTTTCTACCATGGATTAATAATGGGAATGGGACTATATTTAGAAGTAGAATATATAACAAAATCTAATATTGAAAGTGGTTTAGGAAGATATGATTTTTTAATAGAACCAAAAAATAAAAGTAAAAGAGCCTTTATAATGGAATTTAAGTCAACAGATAGTGTAGAAAAATTAGAAGAAATTTCAAAAGAAGCATTAAAACAAATAGAAGATAAAAAATATGATGTATCATTGAAACAAAATGGAATAAAAGAGATAACACATATAGGAATAGCATTTTATGGAAAACAAATAAAAATCAAACATAAATAG
- a CDS encoding OmpA family protein, translating to MGKRKNSTTIIVMLFLLIFSLPALAAQALTTTQMRENSIRINALELKNIDILNSEAPKEMTIVLDERSLNFDFDKSNVKPQYYDLLKNIKEFVEQNNYELTIVGHTDSIGSNAYNFKLSRRRAESVKAKLLEFGLSEDRIVGIEAMGEEQPIATNATKEGRAQNRRVEFKLVQRETIPMPTENK from the coding sequence ATGGGAAAGAGAAAAAACTCAACAACAATAATAGTAATGTTGTTCTTATTAATATTTTCTTTACCAGCATTAGCAGCTCAAGCCTTAACAACAACACAAATGCGTGAAAATAGTATAAGAATAAATGCGCTAGAATTAAAAAATATAGATATATTAAATTCAGAAGCACCAAAAGAAATGACAATAGTATTAGATGAAAGATCATTAAACTTTGATTTTGATAAATCAAATGTAAAACCACAATATTATGATTTATTAAAAAATATAAAAGAATTTGTAGAACAAAATAATTATGAACTAACAATAGTAGGACATACAGACTCAATAGGAAGTAATGCCTATAACTTTAAACTTTCAAGAAGAAGAGCAGAAAGTGTAAAAGCGAAATTGTTAGAATTTGGATTATCAGAAGATAGAATAGTAGGAATAGAAGCAATGGGAGAAGAACAACCAATAGCGACTAATGCAACAAAAGAAGGAAGAGCACAAAATAGAAGAGTTGAATTTAAGTTAGTTCAAAGAGAAACTATACCAATGCCTACTGAAAACAAATAA
- a CDS encoding FAD-I family protein has protein sequence MKNKILFGTMLALLLVGSVSFADDDADKKRLLEEYDRMQEEKAKAQPEMTEVVGENGEVVVTEGEEVAMAPKKAEKDMTESERMDVEIQRIKKRMLEINDKIENYNKTNEMIDNLEKNVGELERKVNY, from the coding sequence GTGAAAAATAAAATATTATTTGGAACAATGTTAGCGTTACTTTTAGTAGGTTCAGTTTCATTTGCAGATGATGATGCAGATAAAAAGAGACTATTAGAAGAATATGACAGAATGCAAGAAGAAAAGGCAAAAGCACAACCAGAAATGACAGAAGTTGTAGGAGAAAATGGAGAAGTAGTTGTAACAGAAGGAGAAGAAGTTGCAATGGCTCCAAAGAAAGCAGAAAAAGATATGACAGAATCAGAAAGAATGGATGTAGAAATTCAAAGAATTAAAAAAAGAATGTTAGAAATAAATGATAAGATTGAAAATTACAATAAAACAAATGAAATGATAGACAACTTAGAAAAGAATGTTGGGGAATTAGAAAGAAAAGTAAATTATTAA
- a CDS encoding glucose-6-phosphate isomerase: MEKISLDYSKIFNFINQDELNQMKVLVDEVSEKLHNKSGAGNDFLGWLDLPINYDKKEFDRIKKASNKIKVDSDVLVVIGIGGSYLGARAVIECLSHSFFNSLKKEKRNAPEIYFAGQNISGRYLKDLIEIIGDRDFSVNVISKSGTTTEPAIAFRVFKELLENKYGEEAKDRIYVTTDKNKGALKKLADEKGYEEFVIPDDVGGRFSVLTAVGLLPIAVAGINIDDLMNGAKTAREDYSKNFIDNDCYKYAAIRNILYKKNFNIEILANYEPRFHYISEWWKQLYGESEGKDKKGIFPASVDLTTDLHSMGQYIQDGRRNLFETILNVENSDKDIVIKKETEDLDGLNYLEGKGLSFVNNKAFEGTLLAHIDGGVPNLIINIPEVTAFNTGYLIYFFEKACAISGYLLEVNPFDQPGVESYKKNMFALLGKKGYEELSKELNERLKK; this comes from the coding sequence ATGGAAAAAATAAGTTTAGATTATTCAAAAATTTTTAATTTTATCAACCAAGATGAGTTAAATCAAATGAAAGTTTTGGTTGATGAAGTTTCAGAAAAATTACATAATAAAAGTGGAGCAGGAAATGACTTTCTAGGTTGGCTTGACTTACCTATTAATTATGATAAAAAGGAATTTGACAGAATAAAAAAAGCTAGCAATAAAATAAAGGTTGATTCTGATGTTTTGGTTGTTATTGGTATAGGTGGTTCTTATTTAGGAGCAAGAGCAGTTATAGAATGTTTAAGCCATAGCTTTTTTAACTCTTTAAAAAAAGAAAAGAGAAATGCCCCTGAAATCTACTTTGCAGGTCAAAATATATCAGGAAGATATTTAAAAGATTTAATAGAAATTATTGGAGATAGGGATTTCTCTGTAAATGTAATTTCTAAGTCAGGAACAACAACTGAACCTGCAATAGCTTTTAGAGTGTTTAAAGAACTTTTAGAAAATAAATATGGAGAAGAAGCAAAAGATAGAATCTATGTTACAACTGATAAAAACAAAGGTGCTTTAAAGAAACTTGCAGATGAAAAAGGCTATGAAGAATTTGTGATTCCTGATGATGTAGGAGGAAGATTTTCAGTTCTTACAGCAGTTGGTTTACTTCCAATAGCAGTTGCAGGAATAAATATAGATGATTTAATGAACGGAGCTAAAACTGCAAGAGAAGATTATTCAAAAAATTTTATAGATAATGATTGCTACAAATATGCTGCAATAAGAAATATACTATATAAGAAAAACTTTAATATTGAAATTTTAGCCAACTATGAGCCAAGATTTCACTATATTTCTGAATGGTGGAAACAACTATATGGAGAATCTGAAGGTAAAGATAAAAAAGGTATTTTCCCTGCTTCTGTTGATTTAACAACTGATTTACATTCTATGGGACAATATATCCAAGATGGTAGAAGAAACTTGTTTGAAACTATATTAAATGTTGAAAACTCTGACAAAGATATAGTTATAAAAAAAGAAACAGAAGATTTAGATGGACTTAATTATCTAGAAGGAAAAGGACTTTCTTTTGTGAATAATAAGGCCTTTGAAGGGACTTTACTTGCTCATATAGATGGAGGTGTCCCTAATTTAATTATTAATATTCCAGAAGTTACAGCTTTTAATACAGGATATTTAATTTATTTCTTTGAAAAGGCTTGTGCTATCAGTGGATATTTATTAGAAGTTAATCCTTTTGACCAACCTGGTGTAGAATCATATAAGAAAAATATGTTTGCACTTTTAGGTAAAAAAGGTTACGAAGAATTATCAAAAGAATTAAATGAAAGATTAAAAAAATAA
- a CDS encoding dicarboxylate/amino acid:cation symporter produces MGTKKLGLVPKLIIAIIVGILIGQFLPLWIVRIFKTFSTFFGLFLSFFIPLMIVGFVVSGIAKLTEGAGKLLGFTAVVSYVSTIVAGTFSYTVAANLYPKLISGISAGIDLEGKDVAPYFTIPLKPPIDVTAAIVFAFMMGITISVMRSQNKGETTFKLFSEYEEIITKVLAGFVIPLLPFHILGIFSEMAYSGIVFKVLGVFLGIYLCIFAMHYIYMVIMFSIAGGVSKRNPFTLIKNQIPAYFTAVGTQSSAATIPVNIQCGLKNGTSPEIVDFVVPLCATIHLSGSMITLTSCIMGVLLLNGMPHSLGMMFPFLCMLGIAMVAAPGAPGGAVMSALPFLFLIGIDAQGPLGSLLIALYITQDSFGTAINVSGDNAIAIYVDEFYKKYIKKAA; encoded by the coding sequence ATGGGTACTAAAAAATTAGGTTTAGTTCCAAAGTTAATTATTGCAATAATTGTTGGTATATTAATTGGGCAATTTTTGCCACTTTGGATTGTAAGAATTTTTAAAACTTTCAGTACATTTTTTGGTTTATTCCTATCATTCTTTATTCCACTAATGATAGTTGGATTTGTTGTATCAGGAATAGCAAAACTTACAGAGGGGGCAGGAAAACTTTTAGGATTTACAGCTGTTGTTTCTTATGTTTCAACAATAGTTGCAGGAACATTTTCATATACAGTTGCAGCTAATCTATATCCTAAATTAATTTCAGGAATTTCGGCAGGAATAGATCTTGAAGGAAAGGATGTAGCTCCTTATTTCACAATTCCTTTAAAACCACCAATAGATGTTACAGCTGCAATAGTTTTTGCATTTATGATGGGTATCACAATCAGTGTTATGAGAAGTCAAAATAAAGGAGAAACAACATTTAAGTTATTTAGTGAATATGAAGAAATTATTACAAAAGTATTAGCTGGATTTGTTATTCCATTATTACCTTTCCATATTTTAGGAATATTCAGTGAAATGGCATATTCTGGTATAGTATTTAAAGTTCTTGGTGTATTTTTGGGTATTTATCTATGTATATTTGCTATGCACTATATTTATATGGTTATTATGTTCTCTATTGCTGGTGGAGTATCAAAGAGAAATCCATTTACTCTTATAAAAAATCAAATACCAGCATATTTTACAGCAGTTGGAACTCAATCATCAGCTGCGACTATCCCTGTAAATATACAATGTGGATTAAAAAATGGAACAAGTCCTGAAATAGTTGATTTTGTTGTTCCTCTATGTGCAACTATTCACTTATCAGGAAGTATGATAACTTTAACAAGCTGTATTATGGGAGTTTTATTATTAAATGGTATGCCTCATTCTCTTGGAATGATGTTCCCATTCCTATGTATGCTTGGAATAGCTATGGTTGCAGCACCAGGTGCACCAGGTGGAGCAGTTATGAGTGCATTACCTTTCTTATTCTTAATAGGAATAGATGCACAAGGTCCATTAGGTTCATTATTGATAGCTTTATATATAACACAAGATAGTTTTGGTACTGCTATAAATGTTTCAGGTGATAATGCAATAGCTATTTATGTTGATGAATTTTATAAGAAATATATTAAAAAAGCAGCTTAA